The Colletes latitarsis isolate SP2378_abdomen chromosome 14, iyColLati1, whole genome shotgun sequence genome has a segment encoding these proteins:
- the Err gene encoding estrogen-related receptor isoform X6, whose protein sequence is MPADYGGGEGSPDSPEMHHHCSSTTQPLGTPEGGVKEEDMIPRRLCLVCGDVASGFHYGVASCEACKAFFKRTIQASNFTGNIEYTCPANGECEINKRRRKACQACRFQKCLRQGMLKEGVRLDRVRGGRQKYRRSTDPYTPIKAAPLEANVGTGGSNEIINNKMLEALAACEPDMLQVSNLFHTLDTDQRILGQLSDLYDRELVGIIGWAKQIPGFSTLALNDQMRLLQSTWAEILTFSLAWRSMPNNGRLRFAQDFTLDERLARECHCTELYTHCIQIVERLQRLGLTREEYYMLKALILANSDARWDEPQALYRFRDTILYALSDCVAAVRPGQALRATQNMFLVLPGLRQVDGIVRRFWSSVYRTGKVPMNKLFVEMLEAAHYR, encoded by the exons ATGCCGGCTGACTATGGCGGAGGCGAAGGTAGTCCTGACAGTCCAGAAATGCATCATCACTGTTCCTCCACAACGCAGCCCTTAGGGACACCTGAG GGAGGCGTTAAAGAGGAGGACATGATACCTAGAAGGCTTTGTCTCGTGTGTGGGGACGTGGCGAGCGGATTTCATTATGGGGTCGCCTCTTGCGAAGCGTGCAAAGCGTTTTTCAAAAGAACGATACAAG CGAGTAATTTCACAGGTAATATCGAGTACACGTGTCCGGCGAATGGCGAGTGCGAAATAAATAAACGCAGGAGAAAAGCGTGCCAGGCGTGCAGGTTTCAGAAGTGCCTTCGACAGGGTATGCTGAAGGAAGGAGTCCGATTGGATCGTGTTCGAGGTGGCAGACAAAAGTACAGGAGATCCACGGATCCCTATACACCCATAAAGGCAGCCCCGTTGGAAG CAAACGTAGGAACAGGAGGTTCTAACGAAATAATAA ATAATAAAATGCTGGAAGCTTTGGCCGCCTGCGAACCCGACATGTTGCAAGTGTCTAATCTGTTCCACACTCTCGACACGGATCAAAGAATACTTGGTCAGTTGTCGGACCTGTACGATCGAGAATTGGTTGGGATAATCG GTTGGGCGAAGCAGATCCCTGGATTCAGCACTCTAGCTCTGAACGACCAGATGCGACTTCTGCAAAGTACGTGGGCCGAGATATTAACGTTTAGCCTCGCATGGAGAAGTATGCCAAACAACGGTAGATTAAGGTTTGCCCAAGATTTTACCCTTGACGAGCGACTCGCACGCGAATGTCACTGTACAGAGCTGTACACGCAT TGTATTCAGATCGTTGAGAGGCTTCAACGGTTGGGCTTAACCAGGGAGGAATATTACATGTTAAAAGCATTAATATTGGCAAACAGCGATGCGAGGTGGGACGAACCACAGGCGCTCTATCGTTTTCGAGATACTATTCTGTATGCCCTATCAGATTGTGTGGCAGCAGTAAGACCAGGACAAGCACTTCGCGCCACTCAAAACATGTTCCTAGTGTTGCCTGGTCTCAGGCAGGTCGACGGAATTGTTAGAAGATTTTGGTCTAGTGTCTATCGAACGGGAAAAGTACCTATGAACAAGCTGTTCGTAGAAATGTTAGAAGCTGCTCATTATCGATGA
- the Err gene encoding estrogen-related receptor isoform X2: MDSWMYDVVCMMSGAGTEIMIGNNRTMANIKQEIENPTTPTQNYQVCSPTTTLQHQEVICGKVEMPADYGGGEGSPDSPEMHHHCSSTTQPLGTPEGGVKEEDMIPRRLCLVCGDVASGFHYGVASCEACKAFFKRTIQGNIEYTCPANGECEINKRRRKACQACRFQKCLRQGMLKEGVRLDRVRGGRQKYRRSTDPYTPIKAAPLEANVGTGGSNEIINNKMLEALAACEPDMLQVSNLFHTLDTDQRILGQLSDLYDRELVGIIGWAKQIPGFSTLALNDQMRLLQSTWAEILTFSLAWRSMPNNGRLRFAQDFTLDERLARECHCTELYTHCIQIVERLQRLGLTREEYYMLKALILANSDARWDEPQALYRFRDTILYALSDCVAAVRPGQALRATQNMFLVLPGLRQVDGIVRRFWSSVYRTGKVPMNKLFVEMLEAAHYR; the protein is encoded by the exons gtttgtatgatGTCCGGTGCCGGCACCGAAATCATGATCGGGAATAACAGGACCATGGCGAACATCAAGCAGGAAATCGAGAACCCTACGACACCCACGCAGAACTACCAAGTTTGCTCGCCGACTACCACCCTTCAACATCAAGAG GTGATATGCGGTAAGGTGGAAATGCCGGCTGACTATGGCGGAGGCGAAGGTAGTCCTGACAGTCCAGAAATGCATCATCACTGTTCCTCCACAACGCAGCCCTTAGGGACACCTGAG GGAGGCGTTAAAGAGGAGGACATGATACCTAGAAGGCTTTGTCTCGTGTGTGGGGACGTGGCGAGCGGATTTCATTATGGGGTCGCCTCTTGCGAAGCGTGCAAAGCGTTTTTCAAAAGAACGATACAAG GTAATATCGAGTACACGTGTCCGGCGAATGGCGAGTGCGAAATAAATAAACGCAGGAGAAAAGCGTGCCAGGCGTGCAGGTTTCAGAAGTGCCTTCGACAGGGTATGCTGAAGGAAGGAGTCCGATTGGATCGTGTTCGAGGTGGCAGACAAAAGTACAGGAGATCCACGGATCCCTATACACCCATAAAGGCAGCCCCGTTGGAAG CAAACGTAGGAACAGGAGGTTCTAACGAAATAATAA ATAATAAAATGCTGGAAGCTTTGGCCGCCTGCGAACCCGACATGTTGCAAGTGTCTAATCTGTTCCACACTCTCGACACGGATCAAAGAATACTTGGTCAGTTGTCGGACCTGTACGATCGAGAATTGGTTGGGATAATCG GTTGGGCGAAGCAGATCCCTGGATTCAGCACTCTAGCTCTGAACGACCAGATGCGACTTCTGCAAAGTACGTGGGCCGAGATATTAACGTTTAGCCTCGCATGGAGAAGTATGCCAAACAACGGTAGATTAAGGTTTGCCCAAGATTTTACCCTTGACGAGCGACTCGCACGCGAATGTCACTGTACAGAGCTGTACACGCAT TGTATTCAGATCGTTGAGAGGCTTCAACGGTTGGGCTTAACCAGGGAGGAATATTACATGTTAAAAGCATTAATATTGGCAAACAGCGATGCGAGGTGGGACGAACCACAGGCGCTCTATCGTTTTCGAGATACTATTCTGTATGCCCTATCAGATTGTGTGGCAGCAGTAAGACCAGGACAAGCACTTCGCGCCACTCAAAACATGTTCCTAGTGTTGCCTGGTCTCAGGCAGGTCGACGGAATTGTTAGAAGATTTTGGTCTAGTGTCTATCGAACGGGAAAAGTACCTATGAACAAGCTGTTCGTAGAAATGTTAGAAGCTGCTCATTATCGATGA
- the Err gene encoding estrogen-related receptor isoform X4: MDSWMYDVVCMMSGAGTEIMIGNNRTMANIKQEIENPTTPTQNYQVCSPTTTLQHQEVICGKVEMPADYGGGEGSPDSPEMHHHCSSTTQPLGTPEGGVKEEDMIPRRLCLVCGDVASGFHYGVASCEACKAFFKRTIQASNFTGNIEYTCPANGECEINKRRRKACQACRFQKCLRQGMLKEGVRLDRVRGGRQKYRRSTDPYTPIKAAPLEDNKMLEALAACEPDMLQVSNLFHTLDTDQRILGQLSDLYDRELVGIIGWAKQIPGFSTLALNDQMRLLQSTWAEILTFSLAWRSMPNNGRLRFAQDFTLDERLARECHCTELYTHCIQIVERLQRLGLTREEYYMLKALILANSDARWDEPQALYRFRDTILYALSDCVAAVRPGQALRATQNMFLVLPGLRQVDGIVRRFWSSVYRTGKVPMNKLFVEMLEAAHYR; the protein is encoded by the exons gtttgtatgatGTCCGGTGCCGGCACCGAAATCATGATCGGGAATAACAGGACCATGGCGAACATCAAGCAGGAAATCGAGAACCCTACGACACCCACGCAGAACTACCAAGTTTGCTCGCCGACTACCACCCTTCAACATCAAGAG GTGATATGCGGTAAGGTGGAAATGCCGGCTGACTATGGCGGAGGCGAAGGTAGTCCTGACAGTCCAGAAATGCATCATCACTGTTCCTCCACAACGCAGCCCTTAGGGACACCTGAG GGAGGCGTTAAAGAGGAGGACATGATACCTAGAAGGCTTTGTCTCGTGTGTGGGGACGTGGCGAGCGGATTTCATTATGGGGTCGCCTCTTGCGAAGCGTGCAAAGCGTTTTTCAAAAGAACGATACAAG CGAGTAATTTCACAGGTAATATCGAGTACACGTGTCCGGCGAATGGCGAGTGCGAAATAAATAAACGCAGGAGAAAAGCGTGCCAGGCGTGCAGGTTTCAGAAGTGCCTTCGACAGGGTATGCTGAAGGAAGGAGTCCGATTGGATCGTGTTCGAGGTGGCAGACAAAAGTACAGGAGATCCACGGATCCCTATACACCCATAAAGGCAGCCCCGTTGGAAG ATAATAAAATGCTGGAAGCTTTGGCCGCCTGCGAACCCGACATGTTGCAAGTGTCTAATCTGTTCCACACTCTCGACACGGATCAAAGAATACTTGGTCAGTTGTCGGACCTGTACGATCGAGAATTGGTTGGGATAATCG GTTGGGCGAAGCAGATCCCTGGATTCAGCACTCTAGCTCTGAACGACCAGATGCGACTTCTGCAAAGTACGTGGGCCGAGATATTAACGTTTAGCCTCGCATGGAGAAGTATGCCAAACAACGGTAGATTAAGGTTTGCCCAAGATTTTACCCTTGACGAGCGACTCGCACGCGAATGTCACTGTACAGAGCTGTACACGCAT TGTATTCAGATCGTTGAGAGGCTTCAACGGTTGGGCTTAACCAGGGAGGAATATTACATGTTAAAAGCATTAATATTGGCAAACAGCGATGCGAGGTGGGACGAACCACAGGCGCTCTATCGTTTTCGAGATACTATTCTGTATGCCCTATCAGATTGTGTGGCAGCAGTAAGACCAGGACAAGCACTTCGCGCCACTCAAAACATGTTCCTAGTGTTGCCTGGTCTCAGGCAGGTCGACGGAATTGTTAGAAGATTTTGGTCTAGTGTCTATCGAACGGGAAAAGTACCTATGAACAAGCTGTTCGTAGAAATGTTAGAAGCTGCTCATTATCGATGA
- the Err gene encoding estrogen-related receptor isoform X3 codes for MMSGAGTEIMIGNNRTMANIKQEIENPTTPTQNYQVCSPTTTLQHQEVICGKVEMPADYGGGEGSPDSPEMHHHCSSTTQPLGTPEGGVKEEDMIPRRLCLVCGDVASGFHYGVASCEACKAFFKRTIQASNFTGNIEYTCPANGECEINKRRRKACQACRFQKCLRQGMLKEGVRLDRVRGGRQKYRRSTDPYTPIKAAPLEANVGTGGSNEIINNKMLEALAACEPDMLQVSNLFHTLDTDQRILGQLSDLYDRELVGIIGWAKQIPGFSTLALNDQMRLLQSTWAEILTFSLAWRSMPNNGRLRFAQDFTLDERLARECHCTELYTHCIQIVERLQRLGLTREEYYMLKALILANSDARWDEPQALYRFRDTILYALSDCVAAVRPGQALRATQNMFLVLPGLRQVDGIVRRFWSSVYRTGKVPMNKLFVEMLEAAHYR; via the exons atgatGTCCGGTGCCGGCACCGAAATCATGATCGGGAATAACAGGACCATGGCGAACATCAAGCAGGAAATCGAGAACCCTACGACACCCACGCAGAACTACCAAGTTTGCTCGCCGACTACCACCCTTCAACATCAAGAG GTGATATGCGGTAAGGTGGAAATGCCGGCTGACTATGGCGGAGGCGAAGGTAGTCCTGACAGTCCAGAAATGCATCATCACTGTTCCTCCACAACGCAGCCCTTAGGGACACCTGAG GGAGGCGTTAAAGAGGAGGACATGATACCTAGAAGGCTTTGTCTCGTGTGTGGGGACGTGGCGAGCGGATTTCATTATGGGGTCGCCTCTTGCGAAGCGTGCAAAGCGTTTTTCAAAAGAACGATACAAG CGAGTAATTTCACAGGTAATATCGAGTACACGTGTCCGGCGAATGGCGAGTGCGAAATAAATAAACGCAGGAGAAAAGCGTGCCAGGCGTGCAGGTTTCAGAAGTGCCTTCGACAGGGTATGCTGAAGGAAGGAGTCCGATTGGATCGTGTTCGAGGTGGCAGACAAAAGTACAGGAGATCCACGGATCCCTATACACCCATAAAGGCAGCCCCGTTGGAAG CAAACGTAGGAACAGGAGGTTCTAACGAAATAATAA ATAATAAAATGCTGGAAGCTTTGGCCGCCTGCGAACCCGACATGTTGCAAGTGTCTAATCTGTTCCACACTCTCGACACGGATCAAAGAATACTTGGTCAGTTGTCGGACCTGTACGATCGAGAATTGGTTGGGATAATCG GTTGGGCGAAGCAGATCCCTGGATTCAGCACTCTAGCTCTGAACGACCAGATGCGACTTCTGCAAAGTACGTGGGCCGAGATATTAACGTTTAGCCTCGCATGGAGAAGTATGCCAAACAACGGTAGATTAAGGTTTGCCCAAGATTTTACCCTTGACGAGCGACTCGCACGCGAATGTCACTGTACAGAGCTGTACACGCAT TGTATTCAGATCGTTGAGAGGCTTCAACGGTTGGGCTTAACCAGGGAGGAATATTACATGTTAAAAGCATTAATATTGGCAAACAGCGATGCGAGGTGGGACGAACCACAGGCGCTCTATCGTTTTCGAGATACTATTCTGTATGCCCTATCAGATTGTGTGGCAGCAGTAAGACCAGGACAAGCACTTCGCGCCACTCAAAACATGTTCCTAGTGTTGCCTGGTCTCAGGCAGGTCGACGGAATTGTTAGAAGATTTTGGTCTAGTGTCTATCGAACGGGAAAAGTACCTATGAACAAGCTGTTCGTAGAAATGTTAGAAGCTGCTCATTATCGATGA
- the Err gene encoding estrogen-related receptor isoform X1 encodes MDSWMYDVVCMMSGAGTEIMIGNNRTMANIKQEIENPTTPTQNYQVCSPTTTLQHQEVICGKVEMPADYGGGEGSPDSPEMHHHCSSTTQPLGTPEGGVKEEDMIPRRLCLVCGDVASGFHYGVASCEACKAFFKRTIQASNFTGNIEYTCPANGECEINKRRRKACQACRFQKCLRQGMLKEGVRLDRVRGGRQKYRRSTDPYTPIKAAPLEANVGTGGSNEIINNKMLEALAACEPDMLQVSNLFHTLDTDQRILGQLSDLYDRELVGIIGWAKQIPGFSTLALNDQMRLLQSTWAEILTFSLAWRSMPNNGRLRFAQDFTLDERLARECHCTELYTHCIQIVERLQRLGLTREEYYMLKALILANSDARWDEPQALYRFRDTILYALSDCVAAVRPGQALRATQNMFLVLPGLRQVDGIVRRFWSSVYRTGKVPMNKLFVEMLEAAHYR; translated from the exons gtttgtatgatGTCCGGTGCCGGCACCGAAATCATGATCGGGAATAACAGGACCATGGCGAACATCAAGCAGGAAATCGAGAACCCTACGACACCCACGCAGAACTACCAAGTTTGCTCGCCGACTACCACCCTTCAACATCAAGAG GTGATATGCGGTAAGGTGGAAATGCCGGCTGACTATGGCGGAGGCGAAGGTAGTCCTGACAGTCCAGAAATGCATCATCACTGTTCCTCCACAACGCAGCCCTTAGGGACACCTGAG GGAGGCGTTAAAGAGGAGGACATGATACCTAGAAGGCTTTGTCTCGTGTGTGGGGACGTGGCGAGCGGATTTCATTATGGGGTCGCCTCTTGCGAAGCGTGCAAAGCGTTTTTCAAAAGAACGATACAAG CGAGTAATTTCACAGGTAATATCGAGTACACGTGTCCGGCGAATGGCGAGTGCGAAATAAATAAACGCAGGAGAAAAGCGTGCCAGGCGTGCAGGTTTCAGAAGTGCCTTCGACAGGGTATGCTGAAGGAAGGAGTCCGATTGGATCGTGTTCGAGGTGGCAGACAAAAGTACAGGAGATCCACGGATCCCTATACACCCATAAAGGCAGCCCCGTTGGAAG CAAACGTAGGAACAGGAGGTTCTAACGAAATAATAA ATAATAAAATGCTGGAAGCTTTGGCCGCCTGCGAACCCGACATGTTGCAAGTGTCTAATCTGTTCCACACTCTCGACACGGATCAAAGAATACTTGGTCAGTTGTCGGACCTGTACGATCGAGAATTGGTTGGGATAATCG GTTGGGCGAAGCAGATCCCTGGATTCAGCACTCTAGCTCTGAACGACCAGATGCGACTTCTGCAAAGTACGTGGGCCGAGATATTAACGTTTAGCCTCGCATGGAGAAGTATGCCAAACAACGGTAGATTAAGGTTTGCCCAAGATTTTACCCTTGACGAGCGACTCGCACGCGAATGTCACTGTACAGAGCTGTACACGCAT TGTATTCAGATCGTTGAGAGGCTTCAACGGTTGGGCTTAACCAGGGAGGAATATTACATGTTAAAAGCATTAATATTGGCAAACAGCGATGCGAGGTGGGACGAACCACAGGCGCTCTATCGTTTTCGAGATACTATTCTGTATGCCCTATCAGATTGTGTGGCAGCAGTAAGACCAGGACAAGCACTTCGCGCCACTCAAAACATGTTCCTAGTGTTGCCTGGTCTCAGGCAGGTCGACGGAATTGTTAGAAGATTTTGGTCTAGTGTCTATCGAACGGGAAAAGTACCTATGAACAAGCTGTTCGTAGAAATGTTAGAAGCTGCTCATTATCGATGA
- the LOC143349769 gene encoding uncharacterized protein LOC143349769 encodes MESNTSVGTAIMSREVPRRVLLFSLALLLSAFCKYQDSLAEASSAPDDCSKLDIDELEDYLSNLENATIDTTIPESECPATALPFGALKSDWARLLLLKRAQPQNSILQEKLDRLFKILAIAYSQTDGHFDIAKSVCRTASSTVVPSAYGSDNSEKKSEKLGEPTTDSRKMHEIPESSVSTVALGIEESTDATEIERAAFTSPYVTGEESKREASGRMHNDGSSTVPSSPVGNSSERIDAEEKRIESFVTVPTNVTGETDNYLENNKSNGGPLSANFVTSDFIQDRNIYNNTEYFTPDISGTILLGDVHTTTAMLENNLQETQGTGDSFENAVDSFGRDKGTTGNFLEKESSIKEITEGFTRYIHSTEYFTSGFTTSVDRQVSTKREDRRNTVNSDEETKYGDDTGPSFSEFAKLSSPEMPNDKSTTERSRVYTDGISGNDVVGSIKSFPREPPNRREHGIFRVFQKTPNSTDHRIKIRKPSISKKPPADNGFWKYIVILERSGRGSGKSKKRGSTNANAQKIFRWFYNVGQEDENERSSERHGIRIECNGDRLEDAA; translated from the exons ATGGAATCCAACACTTCAGTCGGCACAGCGATCATGTCGCGAGAGGTGCCTCGACGCGTGCTTCTCTTTTCGTTAGCCTTGCTCCTTTCAGCCTTTTGCA AGTATCAGGATTCCCTCGCGGAAGCAAGCTCCGCGCCTGACGATTGTTCCAAACTCGATATCGACGAGCTCGAGGATTATTTGTCGAATCTCGAGAACGCGACGATCGATACGACGATCCCAGAGTCCGAATGTCCGGCCACGGCGTTGCCCTTTGGCGCTCTGAAGTCAGATTGGGCGAGACTGTTGCTCTTGAAAAGGGCACAACCCCAGAATTCCATCCTACAGGAGAAACTCGATCGTCTTTTTAAAATCTTGGCGATCGCTTATTCCCAAACCGACGGCCATTTCGATATCGCGAAGTCCGTCTGTCGAACTGCGAGCAG CACCGTTGTCCCGTCAGCGTACGGGAGCGATAACTCGGAGAAGAAATCGGAGAAACTCGGCGAACCGACGACGGATTCAAGGAAAATGCATGAAATTCCGGAAAGTTCCGTTTCGACCGTCGCCCTTGGTATCGAGGAATCCACCGACGCGACCGAAATCGAACGAGCCGCATTCACGAGTCCCTATGTAACGGGAGAAGAAAGTAAACGCGAGGCGTCTGGTAGAATGCATAACGACGGTTCTTCAACAGTCCCATCTTCACCTGTTGGCAACTCGAGCGAACGAATCGACGCGGAAGAAAAGAGAATCGAGTCGTTTGTAACTGTTCCCACGAACGTAACTGGTGAAACGGATAATTATTTGGAGAATAACAAGAGCAATGGAGGACCTTTGTCAGCGAACTTTGTCACGAGTGATTTTATACAAGATaggaatatttataataataccgAATATTTTACTCCCGACATTTCTGGAACGATCCTTCTTGGCGACGTCCACACGACGACGGCCATGTTGGAAAACAATTTACAGGAAACACAAGGTACAGGCGACTCCTTCGAAAACGCTGTCGATTCTTTTGGAAGAGACAAAGGTACCACGGGTAATTTTCTGGAAAAGGAGTCAAGCATAAAAGAAATTACAGAAGGCTTTACGAGGTACATTCACAGTACCGAATATTTTACATCTGGATTTACGACCTCCGTCGATCGTCAGGTATCGACGAAGAGAGAGGATAGGAGGAACACGGTTAACAGCGACGAAGAGACAAAATATGGCGACGATACCGGTCCTAGCTTCTCCGAATTTGCAAAACTGAGCAGCCCAGAGATGCCCAATGATAAAAGTACGACCGAACGGAGTCGCGTTTATACGGACGGAATTTCCGGGAACGATGTCGTTGGCTCGATCAAAAGTTTTCCTCGCGAGCCCCCGAATCGTCGGGAGCACGGTATTTTCAGAGTTTTCCAAAAGACCCCGAACTCCACGGATCATCGTATTAAGATAAGGAAGCCTTCGATTTCGAAGAAACCGCCGGCGGACAACGGATTTTGGAAATACATTGTAATCCTGGAGAGGTCCGGGAGAGGTTCGGGGAAGTCCaagaaacgcggaagtacgaacgCGAACGCTCAGAAAATTTTTAGGTGGTTTTACAACGTCGGCCAGGAAGACGAAAACGAGCGCAGCAG CGAAAGGCACGGAATTCGCATCGAATGCAACGGAGACAGACTCGAGGATGCAGCGTAA
- the Err gene encoding estrogen-related receptor isoform X5 has protein sequence MDSWMYDVVCMMSGAGTEIMIGNNRTMANIKQEIENPTTPTQNYQVCSPTTTLQHQEVICGKVEMPADYGGGEGSPDSPEMHHHCSSTTQPLGTPEGGVKEEDMIPRRLCLVCGDVASGFHYGVASCEACKAFFKRTIQGNIEYTCPANGECEINKRRRKACQACRFQKCLRQGMLKEGVRLDRVRGGRQKYRRSTDPYTPIKAAPLEDNKMLEALAACEPDMLQVSNLFHTLDTDQRILGQLSDLYDRELVGIIGWAKQIPGFSTLALNDQMRLLQSTWAEILTFSLAWRSMPNNGRLRFAQDFTLDERLARECHCTELYTHCIQIVERLQRLGLTREEYYMLKALILANSDARWDEPQALYRFRDTILYALSDCVAAVRPGQALRATQNMFLVLPGLRQVDGIVRRFWSSVYRTGKVPMNKLFVEMLEAAHYR, from the exons gtttgtatgatGTCCGGTGCCGGCACCGAAATCATGATCGGGAATAACAGGACCATGGCGAACATCAAGCAGGAAATCGAGAACCCTACGACACCCACGCAGAACTACCAAGTTTGCTCGCCGACTACCACCCTTCAACATCAAGAG GTGATATGCGGTAAGGTGGAAATGCCGGCTGACTATGGCGGAGGCGAAGGTAGTCCTGACAGTCCAGAAATGCATCATCACTGTTCCTCCACAACGCAGCCCTTAGGGACACCTGAG GGAGGCGTTAAAGAGGAGGACATGATACCTAGAAGGCTTTGTCTCGTGTGTGGGGACGTGGCGAGCGGATTTCATTATGGGGTCGCCTCTTGCGAAGCGTGCAAAGCGTTTTTCAAAAGAACGATACAAG GTAATATCGAGTACACGTGTCCGGCGAATGGCGAGTGCGAAATAAATAAACGCAGGAGAAAAGCGTGCCAGGCGTGCAGGTTTCAGAAGTGCCTTCGACAGGGTATGCTGAAGGAAGGAGTCCGATTGGATCGTGTTCGAGGTGGCAGACAAAAGTACAGGAGATCCACGGATCCCTATACACCCATAAAGGCAGCCCCGTTGGAAG ATAATAAAATGCTGGAAGCTTTGGCCGCCTGCGAACCCGACATGTTGCAAGTGTCTAATCTGTTCCACACTCTCGACACGGATCAAAGAATACTTGGTCAGTTGTCGGACCTGTACGATCGAGAATTGGTTGGGATAATCG GTTGGGCGAAGCAGATCCCTGGATTCAGCACTCTAGCTCTGAACGACCAGATGCGACTTCTGCAAAGTACGTGGGCCGAGATATTAACGTTTAGCCTCGCATGGAGAAGTATGCCAAACAACGGTAGATTAAGGTTTGCCCAAGATTTTACCCTTGACGAGCGACTCGCACGCGAATGTCACTGTACAGAGCTGTACACGCAT TGTATTCAGATCGTTGAGAGGCTTCAACGGTTGGGCTTAACCAGGGAGGAATATTACATGTTAAAAGCATTAATATTGGCAAACAGCGATGCGAGGTGGGACGAACCACAGGCGCTCTATCGTTTTCGAGATACTATTCTGTATGCCCTATCAGATTGTGTGGCAGCAGTAAGACCAGGACAAGCACTTCGCGCCACTCAAAACATGTTCCTAGTGTTGCCTGGTCTCAGGCAGGTCGACGGAATTGTTAGAAGATTTTGGTCTAGTGTCTATCGAACGGGAAAAGTACCTATGAACAAGCTGTTCGTAGAAATGTTAGAAGCTGCTCATTATCGATGA